Proteins encoded together in one Flavobacteriales bacterium window:
- a CDS encoding SOS response-associated peptidase gives MCYSTTLDRDLKALEQRLNRRMLVDSKRGEGALELDLPFERISAFARPLCPVVSSRSPHRISVQRWGLLPRYIRTDEEAQEFLKRTPTYNAVSEEVEAKRTYKHAFAQGQRCLVPVTGFFEWRHEGKVKVPYRIGIKGGDVFCLGGLWEEHDGVDTYTVLTTRANPLMAYIHNSKQRMPVIVPEGQWDAWLSPDLPPAEVKRMCEPVPEDDLEAERLGPGPVQTSLF, from the coding sequence GTGTGCTACTCCACCACCCTGGACCGCGACCTGAAGGCGCTCGAGCAACGGCTCAATCGACGGATGCTCGTGGACAGCAAGCGGGGGGAGGGCGCGCTGGAACTGGACCTGCCGTTCGAACGGATCTCGGCCTTCGCCCGGCCGCTGTGCCCCGTGGTGAGCAGCCGGTCGCCGCACCGCATCAGTGTGCAGCGCTGGGGCTTGCTGCCGCGCTACATCCGCACCGACGAGGAGGCGCAGGAGTTCCTGAAGCGGACACCGACCTACAACGCCGTCAGCGAGGAGGTGGAGGCGAAGCGCACGTACAAGCACGCCTTCGCGCAGGGGCAGCGCTGCCTGGTGCCTGTCACGGGCTTCTTCGAATGGCGGCACGAGGGCAAGGTGAAGGTGCCGTACCGGATCGGTATCAAGGGCGGCGACGTGTTCTGCCTTGGCGGGCTGTGGGAGGAGCACGACGGGGTGGACACCTACACGGTGCTCACCACTCGCGCGAACCCGCTGATGGCGTACATCCACAACAGCAAGCAGCGCATGCCGGTGATCGTGCCCGAGGGGCAATGGGACGCATGGCTTTCGCCCGACCTGCCGCCGGCCGAGGTGAAGCGGATGTGCGAACCGGTCCCTGAGGACGACCTGGAAGCCGAACGCCTGGGGCCGGGACCGGTGCAGACGTCCTTGTTCTGA
- a CDS encoding T9SS type A sorting domain-containing protein — MLLRLAGPPGTADAQSWQPPHEIPDHRGTGGAIGLWNSMVIVNGHPAIATVDAGHNMIRFVRANDPQGSSWGTPVFVNTPAVDGTHLSLCVVNGRPAIAYHRVFGQDLMYVRANDVNGDNWGTPVLVDEPGDVGKAASIAVVNGAPAISYYDGAIQRLRYVRANDADGTSWGTPVNPELIIGQINSTTLVVVNGHPAIGFGRNGNTRYIRATDADGATWGTGVTMVTGLSNGTFTSLAVVAGFPCMAYYKFEDERVAFRRTTDANGDTWGAEASVHYVNGQLIGAYARVLEVDGFPAVAYQQVTSADLYYVRAANATGTSWLNPVAVDAGGHVGRDITMHLVDGRPAIAYYDVTSDDLRFVRATNSTGMGAGSWGTPVVIDTHPRIGQYISQAVVQGHPALAYYDADNQDLRYIRALDSTGTTWGTSVTVDSIGPCGAFCSLAIVNGRPAIAYFHEQDNVRYVRANDALGTSWGASVGMDNSQSGPRGQGTSLAVIGGRPAIAYQNNTNSNIRYVRANDADGSSWPTNGITIGTSGATDVHLDLAEVGGLPAVAYHRSQTSDLYYERGGNVDWNGGTAIEVVVASTGNTGWYAQLDVVNGNPAIAFLDVTNTDLTFVRATTASGSTWGSPVVVDAAGGNFGSLSLIDGTPAITYARSLNPLHVVRADDPNGSTWGIPVALTTAPIAANFSSLVQNGPHVGVAFHNMRRSMPWFVVGGECTTPDAPVSTTPPGNLNLCGPGSTTLSATGSSLTWSDQPIGGTPLGMGNTFATGILNATTTFYAQDSTCAASARTAIIVHVTVIDTGVTEQNGTLTAQATGAQYQWLDCNAGLAPVLGENGQSFVAGTGLWAVQVTEGACVDTSACAQVVSTGISSIGRPALHVRPNPTQGPLRVQLRSSTSSPERLTLYDAAGRSVLEARTDASSVALFDLSALAPGIYVLRTADGTTARVVRQ, encoded by the coding sequence ATGCTCCTCCGCCTCGCGGGTCCACCCGGTACCGCCGACGCCCAGAGCTGGCAGCCGCCGCACGAGATCCCCGACCATCGCGGCACCGGTGGCGCCATCGGCCTGTGGAACAGCATGGTCATCGTCAACGGCCATCCGGCGATCGCCACGGTGGACGCGGGGCACAACATGATCCGCTTTGTGCGCGCGAACGATCCGCAAGGCAGCTCGTGGGGCACGCCCGTGTTCGTGAACACACCGGCCGTCGACGGCACGCACCTGTCGCTCTGCGTGGTGAACGGACGCCCCGCGATCGCCTATCACCGGGTGTTCGGACAGGACCTGATGTACGTGCGCGCCAACGATGTGAACGGCGACAACTGGGGCACGCCGGTGCTGGTGGACGAGCCGGGCGATGTGGGCAAGGCCGCCAGCATCGCGGTGGTGAACGGCGCTCCGGCCATCAGCTATTACGACGGTGCCATCCAGCGCCTGCGCTACGTGCGGGCCAACGATGCCGACGGCACCAGCTGGGGCACACCGGTGAACCCGGAGCTCATCATCGGCCAGATCAACAGCACCACGCTGGTGGTGGTGAACGGCCACCCGGCCATCGGCTTCGGACGCAACGGCAACACGCGCTATATCCGGGCCACGGACGCGGACGGAGCCACCTGGGGCACCGGCGTCACGATGGTGACCGGCCTCTCCAACGGCACCTTCACCTCGCTCGCCGTGGTCGCCGGCTTTCCCTGCATGGCCTACTACAAGTTCGAGGATGAGCGCGTGGCCTTTCGCCGCACCACCGATGCGAACGGCGATACCTGGGGCGCCGAGGCCTCCGTCCACTATGTGAACGGACAGCTGATCGGCGCCTACGCACGCGTCCTCGAAGTGGACGGCTTTCCCGCCGTGGCGTATCAGCAGGTCACCAGCGCCGACCTGTACTACGTGCGCGCAGCGAACGCCACCGGCACCAGCTGGCTGAACCCCGTGGCCGTGGACGCGGGAGGCCACGTGGGGCGCGACATCACCATGCACTTGGTGGACGGAAGGCCCGCCATCGCGTACTACGATGTCACCAGCGACGACCTGCGCTTCGTGCGCGCCACCAACAGCACCGGCATGGGCGCGGGGTCATGGGGAACACCTGTGGTCATCGATACCCACCCGCGCATCGGTCAGTACATCAGCCAGGCCGTCGTGCAGGGCCATCCCGCGCTGGCCTACTACGACGCCGACAACCAGGACCTGCGCTACATCAGGGCACTGGACAGTACCGGCACCACCTGGGGCACCTCGGTCACGGTGGACTCCATCGGCCCCTGCGGTGCCTTCTGCAGCCTGGCCATCGTGAACGGTCGCCCGGCGATCGCGTACTTCCACGAGCAGGACAACGTGCGCTACGTGCGCGCCAACGACGCCTTGGGCACAAGCTGGGGCGCTTCGGTGGGCATGGACAACAGCCAGAGCGGGCCGCGAGGCCAAGGCACTTCATTGGCGGTGATCGGCGGCCGACCCGCGATCGCCTACCAGAACAACACGAACAGCAACATCCGATACGTACGCGCCAACGATGCCGACGGTAGCAGCTGGCCCACCAACGGGATCACCATCGGAACGAGCGGTGCCACCGACGTGCACCTCGACCTGGCGGAGGTGGGCGGCCTGCCCGCCGTGGCCTACCACCGCTCACAGACCTCTGACCTCTACTACGAGCGCGGTGGCAATGTCGATTGGAACGGCGGCACCGCCATCGAAGTGGTGGTGGCCTCCACCGGCAACACCGGTTGGTACGCGCAGCTCGACGTGGTGAACGGCAACCCCGCCATCGCCTTCCTCGATGTCACCAACACGGACCTCACGTTCGTTCGCGCCACCACCGCATCAGGCTCCACCTGGGGAAGCCCCGTGGTGGTGGACGCGGCCGGCGGCAACTTCGGCAGCCTCTCGCTGATCGATGGCACGCCCGCCATCACCTACGCACGCTCGCTGAACCCGCTGCATGTCGTTCGAGCCGACGACCCGAACGGCAGTACGTGGGGCATTCCGGTGGCCCTGACGACCGCGCCCATCGCGGCGAATTTCTCCAGCCTAGTGCAGAACGGCCCTCACGTGGGCGTGGCCTTCCACAACATGCGACGCTCCATGCCGTGGTTCGTGGTGGGCGGAGAATGCACCACGCCCGACGCGCCGGTGAGCACCACACCGCCTGGCAACCTGAACCTGTGCGGTCCGGGAAGCACCACCCTCAGCGCGACGGGTTCCAGCCTCACATGGTCCGATCAGCCTATTGGCGGCACCCCATTGGGCATGGGCAACACCTTCGCCACCGGCATCTTGAACGCGACCACGACCTTCTACGCCCAGGACAGCACCTGTGCCGCGAGCGCACGCACCGCCATCATCGTCCACGTGACGGTCATCGACACCGGTGTCACCGAACAGAACGGCACCCTGACCGCGCAAGCGACGGGTGCCCAGTACCAATGGCTCGACTGCAACGCGGGCCTCGCACCAGTGCTCGGGGAGAACGGACAGAGCTTCGTCGCAGGCACGGGACTCTGGGCGGTGCAGGTCACCGAGGGGGCCTGTGTGGACACGAGCGCCTGTGCGCAGGTGGTGAGCACGGGCATCAGCAGCATCGGCCGGCCCGCATTGCACGTGCGTCCGAACCCCACGCAGGGCCCGCTCCGTGTGCAGCTGCGCTCGTCCACTTCGAGCCCCGAGCGCCTGACCCTGTACGACGCGGCGGGCAGGTCCGTGCTCGAAGCACGGACCGACGCATCCAGCGTGGCTCTGTTCGACCTTTCGGCACTTGCACCGGGCATCTATGTCCTACGCACCGCGGATGGCACCACGGCCCGCGTCGTGCGTCAGTGA
- the ytxJ gene encoding bacillithiol system redox-active protein YtxJ, producing the protein MPWHPLTALDQLDAIDAASAHRPVLLFKHSTRCSISDTALHRLQRAWQVADGPVHLLDLLRHRDLSDAIAERYGVRHESPQALVIHHGRCILHASHLAITYPGLAAAMRG; encoded by the coding sequence ATGCCCTGGCACCCCCTCACCGCCCTCGACCAGCTGGACGCCATCGATGCCGCATCCGCCCACAGGCCCGTGCTGCTCTTCAAGCACAGCACCCGCTGCTCCATCAGCGACACGGCGCTCCACCGCCTGCAGCGCGCCTGGCAGGTGGCCGATGGTCCCGTGCACCTGCTCGACCTTTTGCGGCACCGCGACCTCTCGGACGCCATCGCCGAACGCTACGGGGTGCGGCACGAGTCGCCGCAAGCCCTGGTGATCCATCACGGCCGGTGCATCCTCCACGCCTCGCACCTGGCGATCACCTACCCCGGGCTCGCCGCCGCCATGCGGGGCTGA
- a CDS encoding AAA family ATPase: MAVLAARFVNSTNRHVFLTGKAGTGKTTFLHRLATSTHKRYVILAPTGIAALNARGVTIHSQFLLPFGAFLPEKQRPADIPEGAFHDQDTLTRRHPLNALRRNVLREVDLLIIDEVSMLRADVLDAIDFRMRAVRQNRRESFGGAQVLLIGDLYQLPPVVKDEEWRVMQRYYASMHFFESLVMKQHGYAHIELDLIFRQQDDRFIRILNNLRDNTVRPEDVDELNAHYRSTIPAAESEGVITLTTHNHKADEINQQALTRLPGKAHAFEAHIDGDFPQSMYPVLERIGLKVGAQVMFVKNDPEKMYFNGKLARVEALSDEGITVRMYDGVGDAPSAATYKLKRETWENKRYVVNAATKEQEEEVLGTFEQYPVKLAWAITVHKSQGLTFGRAIIDVGQAFAPGQVYVALSRLRSLDGLILRTRIDPAVVSTDREVVAFTQRGGQQEPLPQQLHAQQRAYLQQLLTGTFDLGDLLRKVEWTQKDHPETAQFDSEDMKTALQVLRDTLRTEEANTRTFQGQLMRLLFEDRREELLVRIDKGGAYYGDLLQERMKALVRHMAQAELLSRTKEYTNALKEIDGMLMKRIATIAKVGYLTRCILNGEEIQRQKDIEQGMAAKRAALVGDARAWAEENRPKGKTGKRRKRGSSDPESADGTRSGDPPARPAKGSTYASTYALVKEGLSVEEIASKRQMARSTIEGHLARGIGEGLVELDGLMPDAERDLIADWMRENPAKGLNEAAGHFDGRFGYGQLRMVQAWVKREA, from the coding sequence ATGGCCGTGCTGGCCGCCCGCTTCGTCAACAGCACCAACCGCCACGTCTTCCTCACCGGCAAGGCGGGCACCGGCAAGACCACCTTCCTGCACCGGCTGGCCACCAGCACCCACAAGCGTTATGTGATCCTGGCGCCCACGGGCATCGCGGCGCTCAACGCCAGGGGGGTCACCATCCACAGCCAGTTCCTGCTGCCCTTCGGCGCCTTCCTGCCCGAGAAGCAGCGGCCGGCGGACATCCCCGAGGGGGCCTTCCACGACCAGGACACGCTCACCCGTCGGCATCCGCTCAACGCCCTTCGGCGCAACGTGCTGCGCGAGGTGGACCTGCTGATCATCGACGAGGTGAGCATGCTGCGCGCCGATGTCCTGGACGCGATCGACTTCCGCATGCGCGCCGTGCGCCAGAACCGCCGCGAGAGCTTCGGCGGTGCGCAGGTGCTGCTGATCGGCGACCTGTACCAGCTGCCGCCCGTGGTGAAGGACGAGGAGTGGCGCGTGATGCAGCGGTACTACGCCAGCATGCACTTCTTCGAGAGCCTGGTGATGAAGCAGCACGGCTACGCGCACATCGAGCTGGACCTCATCTTCCGCCAGCAGGACGACCGCTTCATCCGCATCCTCAACAACCTGCGCGACAACACGGTGCGGCCGGAGGATGTGGACGAGCTGAACGCGCACTACCGCTCCACCATCCCCGCCGCGGAGAGCGAGGGCGTCATCACCCTCACCACGCACAACCACAAGGCCGACGAGATCAACCAGCAGGCGCTCACCAGGCTGCCTGGCAAGGCGCACGCCTTCGAGGCCCACATCGACGGCGACTTCCCGCAGAGCATGTACCCCGTGCTGGAGCGCATCGGGCTCAAGGTGGGCGCGCAGGTGATGTTCGTGAAGAACGATCCGGAGAAGATGTACTTCAACGGCAAGCTGGCACGGGTGGAGGCGCTGAGCGACGAGGGCATCACGGTGCGCATGTACGACGGGGTGGGGGATGCGCCTTCCGCCGCCACCTACAAGCTGAAACGCGAGACCTGGGAGAACAAGCGCTACGTGGTGAACGCGGCCACCAAGGAGCAGGAGGAGGAGGTGCTGGGCACCTTCGAGCAGTATCCCGTCAAGCTGGCGTGGGCCATCACGGTGCACAAGAGCCAGGGCCTCACCTTCGGCAGGGCCATCATCGATGTGGGACAGGCCTTCGCCCCGGGGCAGGTGTACGTGGCGCTCTCGCGCCTGCGCTCGCTGGACGGGTTGATCCTGCGCACGCGCATCGATCCGGCGGTGGTGAGCACGGACCGGGAGGTGGTGGCCTTCACCCAGCGCGGCGGGCAGCAGGAACCGCTTCCGCAGCAGCTGCACGCCCAGCAGCGCGCCTACCTGCAGCAGCTGCTCACGGGCACCTTCGACCTCGGGGACCTGCTGCGGAAGGTGGAGTGGACGCAGAAGGACCATCCGGAGACCGCGCAGTTCGACAGCGAGGACATGAAGACCGCCCTGCAGGTGCTGCGCGATACGCTGCGGACCGAGGAGGCGAACACCCGCACGTTCCAGGGTCAGCTGATGCGCCTGCTGTTCGAGGACAGGCGGGAGGAGCTGCTGGTGCGCATCGACAAGGGCGGCGCCTACTACGGCGACCTGCTGCAGGAGCGGATGAAGGCCCTGGTCCGCCACATGGCCCAGGCCGAGCTGCTGAGCCGGACGAAGGAGTACACCAACGCGCTGAAGGAGATCGACGGCATGCTGATGAAGCGCATCGCCACCATCGCCAAGGTGGGCTACCTCACGCGCTGCATCCTCAACGGCGAGGAGATCCAGCGGCAGAAGGACATCGAGCAGGGGATGGCCGCCAAGCGCGCTGCCCTGGTGGGCGATGCGCGCGCCTGGGCCGAAGAGAACCGCCCGAAGGGCAAGACCGGCAAACGGCGCAAACGTGGTTCATCGGATCCGGAGAGCGCCGATGGCACCCGTAGTGGCGACCCTCCGGCACGCCCAGCGAAGGGTTCCACCTACGCCAGCACCTATGCCCTGGTGAAGGAGGGCCTGTCGGTGGAGGAGATCGCCAGCAAGCGCCAGATGGCGCGGAGCACGATCGAGGGGCACTTGGCGCGGGGCATCGGGGAGGGCTTGGTGGAGCTGGACGGCCTGATGCCCGACGCGGAGCGCGACCTCATCGCCGACTGGATGCGCGAGAACCCGGCCAAGGGGCTGAACGAGGCGGCGGGCCACTTCGACGGCCGCTTCGGCTACGGCCAGCTGCGGATGGTGCAGGCCTGGGTGAAGCGGGAGGCGTGA
- a CDS encoding T9SS type A sorting domain-containing protein yields MPRTLPLITIALLCTGSTSAQFGPRIDLHTGITYMDPLVADLDNDGDQDIVLKDSDTGIQMLENVDGLGSFGPLQTVVALDQIGHVEVCDLDGDQDVDLLAHRSYADELLWFENDGTGSFTPGTLLTTVPGQMIICADIVGSPLPEVVFRKDSSVYWLENSGGTFLDMDSLWFGAPVSLFDAGDVDMDGDVDLVGVHQEQIMFGLNPGNGSSWSTAVMPGYSSTWYTRSKRLIDCDGDGDLDLVDAGFNVRWVENLVADSGVWGGNIVHVVDPNAPNEGAGWAAPMGCGPGAGFLWCHWVYAGPVYWSHYDHALGGFSAPAVSGLRGAGDGRLVIGDLNGDARQDVIIAHNDTVSWYANDLPGAGGSVATVPPLDTLCAWGLNAYHLPEGLPADGRWTGTCVDWGHLFHPTGCGLGAGTYPMTYGAIDAQGCIASAFATVEVINEPTVEVTASDPQCPDAVLQLIGAPTGGLWSAPADAQGRVYTDCASRPINTDVVYTFTDVTGHPCPSDATTAVNVLPCTPVFFGEVDPLCEDTAPLSVPLAVPAGGVSYFLEGVDSSTYDGGIFVTGWFSPDQGPGLWPVVAAAVAPGECPFPDTLLVEVLSAPLVSFALGLDTLTDCTAVLPLTEGLPSGGQYTIDGSATSYTAFEAAVWGIGTHTVTYTVVDPNGCPGAVTDTLVVDCSTWVGGLMDPASRLWPNPADDRLFIAYTGTPASLELFDMMGRSVARWSATSSPMTVDVSHLPSGSYTLRMGSAAIHPVMIR; encoded by the coding sequence ATGCCCCGTACCCTTCCCCTGATCACCATCGCGTTGCTGTGCACCGGATCCACCTCAGCCCAGTTCGGACCCCGGATCGATCTGCATACGGGCATCACTTATATGGACCCCCTTGTCGCCGATCTGGATAATGACGGCGACCAGGACATTGTGCTCAAGGACTCTGACACGGGTATCCAGATGTTGGAGAACGTGGACGGCTTGGGGTCCTTTGGCCCGTTGCAGACCGTGGTCGCGCTCGACCAGATCGGCCACGTGGAGGTCTGTGATCTGGACGGGGACCAGGACGTGGACCTGCTTGCGCACAGGAGCTATGCCGATGAGCTTCTCTGGTTCGAGAACGATGGAACGGGTTCATTCACGCCAGGTACGCTGCTGACGACCGTCCCTGGCCAAATGATCATCTGCGCGGATATTGTCGGAAGCCCGCTTCCGGAGGTGGTGTTCCGCAAAGACTCTTCAGTATACTGGCTCGAGAACAGTGGAGGCACGTTCCTCGACATGGATTCCCTGTGGTTCGGTGCTCCGGTGTCGCTTTTTGATGCAGGCGACGTGGACATGGACGGGGATGTGGATCTCGTGGGTGTTCATCAGGAACAGATCATGTTCGGGCTGAACCCTGGCAATGGATCATCCTGGTCCACTGCGGTCATGCCGGGTTATTCATCGACCTGGTACACGCGTAGCAAGCGCCTCATTGATTGCGACGGGGACGGTGATCTGGACCTCGTGGATGCAGGGTTCAATGTCCGGTGGGTGGAGAACCTGGTCGCCGATAGCGGGGTATGGGGAGGGAACATCGTTCATGTGGTCGATCCCAACGCACCGAACGAGGGAGCCGGCTGGGCTGCACCCATGGGTTGTGGTCCCGGCGCCGGTTTCTTATGGTGCCACTGGGTATATGCGGGGCCGGTCTATTGGTCGCACTATGATCATGCGTTGGGCGGTTTTTCCGCCCCGGCGGTCAGCGGGCTGCGCGGAGCTGGTGATGGGCGGTTGGTGATCGGAGACCTGAATGGCGACGCGCGCCAGGACGTGATCATCGCGCACAACGACACGGTCTCCTGGTACGCCAATGACCTGCCGGGCGCCGGTGGTTCGGTCGCGACGGTTCCCCCGCTGGACACGCTCTGTGCATGGGGCCTGAATGCCTATCACCTGCCGGAAGGCCTCCCTGCCGATGGCCGCTGGACCGGGACCTGTGTCGATTGGGGGCATCTGTTCCATCCCACGGGTTGTGGCCTGGGTGCCGGAACGTATCCGATGACCTACGGGGCCATCGACGCACAAGGCTGCATCGCCAGCGCGTTCGCCACCGTGGAGGTGATCAACGAACCCACCGTGGAGGTCACGGCCTCGGATCCCCAGTGTCCCGACGCGGTGCTCCAGCTCATCGGCGCACCGACAGGTGGACTGTGGAGCGCACCGGCGGATGCCCAAGGCCGGGTGTACACGGATTGTGCGTCGCGACCGATCAACACCGATGTGGTGTACACATTCACGGATGTCACCGGTCATCCATGCCCGTCGGACGCCACCACGGCGGTGAACGTGCTGCCCTGTACCCCGGTGTTCTTCGGGGAGGTCGACCCGCTGTGCGAGGATACCGCACCACTGTCCGTTCCGCTCGCCGTGCCCGCTGGCGGGGTGTCCTACTTCCTCGAAGGCGTTGACTCCAGCACGTACGACGGAGGGATCTTCGTCACGGGCTGGTTCTCCCCGGATCAAGGTCCGGGCCTCTGGCCGGTGGTGGCCGCCGCCGTCGCTCCGGGCGAGTGCCCCTTCCCCGATACCCTGCTGGTCGAGGTGCTGTCCGCTCCGCTCGTGAGCTTCGCTCTCGGGCTGGACACATTGACCGACTGCACCGCGGTGTTGCCGCTAACGGAAGGTCTGCCCTCCGGAGGGCAGTACACGATCGACGGCTCGGCAACATCCTACACGGCGTTCGAGGCGGCGGTCTGGGGCATCGGTACACATACGGTGACCTACACGGTCGTTGATCCGAACGGATGTCCCGGCGCGGTCACCGACACGCTGGTCGTGGATTGCAGTACCTGGGTCGGGGGCCTCATGGATCCGGCATCGAGGCTCTGGCCGAATCCGGCGGACGATCGGTTGTTCATCGCCTACACCGGAACTCCTGCATCGCTGGAGCTCTTCGACATGATGGGAAGATCCGTTGCACGTTGGTCCGCAACGAGCTCTCCGATGACGGTGGACGTGTCGCACCTGCCCTCAGGGAGCTATACGCTGCGCATGGGAAGTGCGGCCATCCATCCGGTCATGATCCGGTGA
- a CDS encoding gliding motility-associated C-terminal domain-containing protein produces the protein MPRQALVALHLISTAPLCAQDHVANGDMEQYTLCPDYVSQIDRCVGWSRPTDGTSDYFNACLGVPFSMSVPDNQMGDEPARSGNGYTGLYAFGGMDANPPQPNDYREYITHALSPPLTPGTTYNVSFHVSLADVSKYAVNDLGALFSMAPPTRTDYHAIDRSPQVAWGAAGWLDDKSGWTRIAGCLTADSAYTTITIGHFHGAGTAFLQVPTNFPLTDWSYYFVEDVSVRAVEAPHLGPDTSACGPVLVEVVDPDPGASYSWNTGHSGPALLVDSSGTYVVTLAHPDCSLSDSIMVTIGDHLPITLPRDTVVDLCADPTVLFDIGPLPPGATAHWSDGTAGPQCIASTSGPLSVVVEGPGICPSMAAVQLVDACEWPLHVPNAVTPNGDGLNDTWRPVWQAERITRWQVIVVDRWGRTLFTSTDPAEAWDPTDVAVGCYAYRVEAAEAGSPAVRIAHGHVTVVR, from the coding sequence ATGCCGCGCCAGGCCCTCGTCGCCCTTCACCTCATCTCCACCGCGCCCCTGTGCGCGCAGGACCACGTGGCCAACGGCGACATGGAGCAGTACACCCTGTGCCCGGACTATGTGAGCCAGATCGACCGCTGCGTGGGCTGGAGCCGCCCCACCGATGGCACGAGCGACTACTTCAACGCGTGCCTGGGCGTGCCCTTCAGCATGAGCGTGCCCGACAACCAGATGGGCGATGAACCCGCACGCTCCGGAAATGGCTACACCGGGCTCTATGCGTTCGGTGGCATGGACGCGAACCCACCGCAACCGAACGATTACAGGGAGTACATCACGCACGCGCTCTCTCCTCCGCTCACGCCGGGCACCACTTACAACGTGTCGTTCCATGTCAGCCTCGCCGACGTGTCGAAGTACGCCGTGAACGACCTCGGTGCGCTCTTCAGCATGGCGCCGCCCACCCGCACGGACTACCACGCCATCGACCGCAGCCCACAGGTGGCCTGGGGTGCTGCGGGCTGGCTCGACGACAAGAGCGGATGGACCCGCATCGCCGGCTGCCTCACCGCGGACAGCGCCTACACCACGATCACCATCGGCCACTTCCACGGTGCGGGCACAGCCTTTCTGCAGGTGCCCACCAACTTCCCCCTCACCGACTGGAGCTACTACTTCGTGGAGGACGTAAGCGTGCGGGCCGTGGAAGCGCCACACCTCGGGCCTGACACCTCGGCCTGCGGACCCGTGCTGGTGGAGGTGGTCGATCCGGACCCCGGCGCCAGCTACTCATGGAACACCGGCCACAGCGGTCCTGCGCTGCTCGTGGACAGCTCCGGCACCTACGTGGTGACGCTCGCCCATCCCGATTGCTCCCTGTCGGACAGCATCATGGTCACCATCGGTGATCACCTCCCGATCACGCTGCCCCGCGACACCGTGGTGGACCTCTGCGCCGATCCGACGGTGCTGTTCGACATCGGCCCGCTACCGCCCGGCGCCACGGCGCACTGGAGCGACGGCACCGCCGGCCCGCAGTGCATCGCGTCCACCTCGGGCCCCTTGAGCGTGGTGGTGGAAGGCCCCGGGATCTGTCCGTCCATGGCCGCCGTGCAGCTGGTGGACGCGTGCGAGTGGCCCCTGCATGTGCCGAATGCCGTGACCCCGAACGGCGATGGCCTCAACGACACCTGGCGGCCCGTGTGGCAGGCCGAGCGCATCACGCGATGGCAGGTGATCGTCGTGGACCGATGGGGCCGCACCCTCTTCACCAGCACCGACCCCGCCGAGGCCTGGGACCCGACGGACGTGGCGGTGGGCTGCTACGCCTACCGCGTGGAGGCGGCCGAAGCAGGATCTCCGGCGGTGCGTATCGCACACGGCCATGTGACAGTGGTGCGATAG